The Thermoclostridium stercorarium subsp. stercorarium DSM 8532 genome contains a region encoding:
- a CDS encoding murein hydrolase activator EnvC family protein: MRHDKHVKFTTGIKCTGYIVIVLSLAVVMMFSSFADDISQYQKQLNAKKSDLSYYKKQIQKISEDINWKQYKRNQIIKELEELGLKQSEIEQKIQLLESAIDSLNEAIAIKEAELAQQEDLLKERLRVMYKRSSTVWKLDELLKSSDWNEFFIRVKLMNQIGEYDRMLLNNIREKKNELEELKQMRQDEIDNCVEEARRYAQRIKELEISRSSLEASIKKDIESKEEYERKEALLEKESKELEKLIKSLQSKSNLKFGGKMVWPMPSNKTISSTFGTRLHPIYKVYKKHTGIDIGASLNEEIVAAADGVVIFAGTRDGYGNCIIIDHGSGITTLYAHINYRGILVTTGQQVKAGQVIAKAGQTGVATGPHLHFEVRVNGVPQNPLEYVKP, encoded by the coding sequence TCACAGTACCAGAAACAGTTAAATGCCAAAAAATCTGATTTATCCTATTACAAAAAGCAAATCCAGAAAATAAGCGAAGATATAAACTGGAAACAGTATAAACGCAATCAGATAATAAAAGAGCTTGAAGAATTGGGTCTTAAACAGTCCGAAATTGAGCAGAAAATTCAGCTTCTCGAATCGGCCATTGATTCCCTTAATGAGGCGATTGCGATAAAAGAGGCCGAACTGGCGCAGCAGGAAGATTTATTAAAAGAGCGTCTGCGTGTTATGTACAAGCGTTCCAGTACGGTATGGAAACTTGATGAGCTTTTAAAGAGTAGTGACTGGAATGAGTTCTTTATACGCGTAAAACTTATGAACCAGATCGGCGAATACGACAGAATGCTTTTAAACAACATCAGGGAGAAAAAGAATGAACTTGAGGAACTGAAACAAATGAGGCAGGATGAGATTGACAACTGTGTGGAAGAAGCAAGACGCTATGCCCAGCGGATAAAAGAGCTTGAAATCTCCAGATCTTCGCTGGAAGCGTCAATTAAAAAGGATATAGAAAGTAAGGAAGAGTACGAGAGAAAGGAAGCATTACTGGAGAAGGAATCAAAAGAGCTTGAGAAATTGATTAAAAGTTTGCAGAGCAAAAGCAACCTGAAATTCGGCGGTAAAATGGTATGGCCGATGCCGTCGAACAAAACCATCAGTTCTACGTTTGGCACTAGGCTCCATCCGATTTATAAAGTTTACAAAAAACATACCGGTATAGACATAGGGGCATCATTGAACGAAGAAATTGTCGCGGCCGCAGATGGAGTCGTTATTTTTGCAGGAACGCGTGATGGATACGGGAACTGCATAATTATTGACCACGGAAGCGGCATTACTACATTGTACGCCCATATAAACTACCGTGGTATTCTGGTGACGACGGGGCAGCAGGTTAAGGCGGGACAGGTAATAGCGAAGGCGGGTCAGACAGGCGTTGCAACCGGTCCGCACCTGCATTTTGAAGTGAGAGTGAACGGAGTTCCGCAGAATCCGCTTGAGTATGTAAAACCATAA